DNA from Leptospira harrisiae:
TTTTTATCGCCAGTTGGAGATAGAGCATTACTTGCTGCATCATACCTGAGTGTTGCAGAGTAAAAGTATTCTTTTCCCATCGACTTTTCGATTTCTTTCACTCGGTTCACCATCGCTGAAAAATTAGAACGGTTTGCGAGTAATGTAGTAAATCCTACCAAACGAGACCATTTGGCGAGGGAGGCATATCTCCAATAAAGAGCGTCGATATCCTGTGGTCCTAGAACATCTAAAGATTTTTCAATCGTTAGTTTATCTTTGACTACCTTATCTCTAAATTTTGGATTTAATGCAAGAGCTGCTTCACACCATGTGACTGCAGCATCGTAATATTGGATGGACTCTTCTTTTACTTTTTCGTCTACTTCAGAATCACCTGTCAGTTTTAACCAAAGATGTCCGTCACTTAGTAGGTAGTTTCCTCGACAGAGTAGGACTTTTACGTCTGCATATTGAGGGTTTTCGAGAGCGAATTTTTCTAAACCAACAAGAGCTGACCTGAGGTCTTGTTCGTTTTGACGGTTTTTCCAGAGTTTTTCGATATCAGCTGGAAGTTTGGCTGGGCTTGTCGCTCGCTCTACATTTGAGTCAGAGATTTTGGTTTGTCTTGATTTTCCGCAAGCAACGACAGAAACGAGCACGAGAGCTGCCATTGCAATTTTTGACCAATGTTTTGTTTGGTACATTTTGTATCATCCTCCAAAGATTTTTGGGACCAAAGATCCCTTTTTATTTGTATCCTCACGTTCCTCGTTTGGGGCAAATTTTTAGAAAAATTCTAAAAAAAGTCCAAAGAATTCCCATGATTCCGGAAAAAAATACACGCATTTGACTTAAATGCAAGAAAGTTTTATTTTAAGGGACAATAAGAGCATTGGAAGACATAGACACCTTATACGAACTGGTGCTATTCTGTAAATTTACAGCAAGCCCCAGAGTCCTCATCGCTATGTAGGTTCCGGGTGTGAGGGTTGCAAAAATCCGACAGGAAACACCAGTTGTATTCGGATTTGTGGAAGGATCGATTTCAAAGATATAATCCAAAGGTTGGACTATGGCCGCCTGAGCAAGAATACAAGAATCTCCCATATTCAGGTCGGTTGGGTTTTGGGCTAAATTTTCGGTGGCACCTGTATAAAGACGATACCCTTGGAAGATAAATTCTGGGTTTTGGGCCCTGACTTTAATGGTAAAATTGGAATTTCCATTGTTTGTGATGGAAATCAAGGTAGGAGGAGCCTGTACAGAAGCAGTGGTCGAATAATTCGTGCATCCGAATGCCAACCAACAGAGAAAAACGGAAATGGGTAAACGGAACCAAAAAAGAGCAGTATTCATTTATTTTTCGCCTCTAACTTCGCGGTGTTTCCTCCGCCACCAAAAGAAGACAACTCCGGCAATTGCGATCCCAACTAGGGCCAAAATGATAGTCTGTCCATTACGAACCCAACCCATGAGTTCATCAAAATTATGGGCCCCATAATATCCCAAATAGACCCAAATAGGAACAGAGATTAGTGCTGCAAATCCATCAGTAAGGACAAATCGAATGAAACTAATTTGTTTGGAAGTGCCCGCTGTGAAAAATATGGGCATCCGGAGGCCAGGCATAAAACGACCAAAAAAGACCACCCAACGTCCATATTTTTTAAATTGTTCGCGGACTTTGTCAAAACGTTCGGGATGGAGGACTGTTCTTAAGACGGGAAGGGTTAATGCTTTTTCTCCGTAGTAACTTCCGAGCCAAAAAACAAACGCATCACCAAGTAGAACACCAGCCATCCCCACAAAGAACATGATATGAACATTGGCATAACCCAAACCGGAGATAACACCACCTGCCGTAAGGGAGATGTCTTCTGGGACAGGAAGTCCAAATCCACAAAGGATTAGAATTCCGAAAACGGCGAAATAACCGTATTGCATAAAAATGGAAACTAGAGTTTGTAGAAAGTCCATGAGGGATTTATACTGATTTTATGGTTTCGTTCAAAAAGGAAAGAGATTTATGAAGAAAGGGAGAAACGAGCTCCTAGAAGAAGAAGAAAAAATCCTTGCACCCTATGCAGTTCGGAGTAAAAATCCGGGCGAAAGAGAGCACTTCGAACCGGAACATCCTTATCGACTTCCTTTTCAAAGGGATAGAGATCGCATCATTCATTCTCATGCTTTCAAACGTTTGGAATACAAAACTCAGGTTTTTGTCTATTCAGAAGGAGATCATTTTCGCAATCGACTCACTCATACATTAGAAGTTGCAGGGATTGCAAAAACAATTTCGAAGGTGCTTGGACTCAACGAAGATTTGAGCGAAACCATTGCTCTAGCCCATGATTTAGGCCATTCCCCTTTTGGACATGCCGGTCAAGAGGCACTGTCGGAACTTATGAAAGGAAATGGTGGTTTTGAGCACAACAAACAATCATTACGTGTGGTTCAGAAATTAGAAAGACGTTATCCTGAATTCCCTGGCCTCAATCTTTGTGGGGAAACATTGCTTGGGATTATGAAACATGGGGGAGATTACGA
Protein-coding regions in this window:
- a CDS encoding LIC11661 family lipoprotein, whose protein sequence is MNTALFWFRLPISVFLCWLAFGCTNYSTTASVQAPPTLISITNNGNSNFTIKVRAQNPEFIFQGYRLYTGATENLAQNPTDLNMGDSCILAQAAIVQPLDYIFEIDPSTNPNTTGVSCRIFATLTPGTYIAMRTLGLAVNLQNSTSSYKVSMSSNALIVP
- a CDS encoding TRAP transporter TatT component family protein, which codes for MYQTKHWSKIAMAALVLVSVVACGKSRQTKISDSNVERATSPAKLPADIEKLWKNRQNEQDLRSALVGLEKFALENPQYADVKVLLCRGNYLLSDGHLWLKLTGDSEVDEKVKEESIQYYDAAVTWCEAALALNPKFRDKVVKDKLTIEKSLDVLGPQDIDALYWRYASLAKWSRLVGFTTLLANRSNFSAMVNRVKEIEKSMGKEYFYSATLRYDAASNALSPTGDKKLAAKLFEEAIAKHPNYFAVRVLYAESSLKGNEDKFKKQLDFVLKGKAASLPEIEADQIVEQRKAKKLLDEL
- a CDS encoding DedA family protein, translated to MDFLQTLVSIFMQYGYFAVFGILILCGFGLPVPEDISLTAGGVISGLGYANVHIMFFVGMAGVLLGDAFVFWLGSYYGEKALTLPVLRTVLHPERFDKVREQFKKYGRWVVFFGRFMPGLRMPIFFTAGTSKQISFIRFVLTDGFAALISVPIWVYLGYYGAHNFDELMGWVRNGQTIILALVGIAIAGVVFFWWRRKHREVRGEK